The following proteins are co-located in the Candidatus Dependentiae bacterium genome:
- a CDS encoding HAD family hydrolase, with product MEQIKAAFFDRDGTIIEDVNYLKSIDDIKIIQDAIYLLRYLQEKDYKIFVVTNQSGVARGYFDESFVIKTHEYLYNLLKQENIFIKKFYYCPHHESNAVDEKYLINCDCRKPKPGMFFAAAKEFNINLSESLMFGDKLLDIKAGSAAGCKSFYIQQFFNLQQNFRLNFYKSFFE from the coding sequence ATGGAACAAATTAAAGCAGCTTTTTTTGACCGAGATGGTACAATAATAGAAGATGTGAATTATTTAAAATCAATTGATGATATAAAAATTATTCAGGATGCAATATATTTACTTCGATATCTGCAGGAAAAAGATTATAAAATTTTTGTAGTTACAAATCAGTCCGGAGTAGCCAGAGGATACTTTGATGAATCGTTTGTAATAAAAACCCACGAATATTTATATAACTTATTGAAACAAGAAAATATATTTATTAAAAAATTTTACTATTGTCCACATCATGAAAGTAATGCTGTAGATGAAAAATACTTAATTAATTGCGACTGTAGAAAACCCAAACCCGGAATGTTTTTTGCCGCAGCAAAAGAGTTTAATATTAATTTATCCGAATCATTGATGTTTGGGGATAAATTGTTGGATATTAAAGCCGGTTCGGCTGCAGGGTGTAAAAGTTTTTATATACAGCAGTTTTTTAACTTGCAGCAAAATTTTAGATTGAATTTTTATAAATCTTTTTTTGAGTAG